TAATCTAGTTTCGGATGTTTGTCTGTCATGATTGCAATGCGAACCTAAGAAGCCTCTGTTGCAGTGACGTGTTTGTCTCAGTAAACTGCAGTACACTTTTCTCACCAGCAGAAGGCGATATAATATTCATAATGGTCAGAGGTGAAGCTGTTTCTGTAATTGTAATGTGACGGTGTAGACACATGTTCACACGTATAGAATTATAAATGATTGCTGCTCCTGTAACCATAACTAAAATAGGGTTAGATTAAGAGataaacatgaagaaaacattgaaTCCGTTGTAGCATTTTCCACAGATTTGCTGATGCGAACTTAAATAAAAACTCTAGGATTACTGTACCTAGCTGGGTCAAGCTAATGGATTATGTTGCCAATTTTAGGATGTCCGCCTGTAATGGATTCTGCTTTTAATGCAATCTTTCCACCATATGCTTTGGTTTGTGTAGTATTTTGTTAAAAGCCATCTGGCGATCGGCGGTGTTTCGACACTCTCTCTCTCAACTCACTTCTGACCATTTAgcttcataaaaacacacaggacTGCTTTCACTCTTTTCTCAGATCCTTGTCTGTTGACACGCTTTTGTTCTTCACTTCCTTAAAGACGTCTGTGACTTTTCCTCAGAGGTAAGCGTCATTAatatctcctcctctctcttgctctctgttGCTGCTGTCTTTATCTAATTCAGGGTTCACTGACCAGCCTGCGGAGCTCAGGGGTTTTcctgtgcacacacacttaACTAAGGGCTCCAGAGGCTTTGGTTTCAATATTGTGGGGGGCAGCAGGCCAAGAGAGTTCCTCCAGGTCTACAGTGTGACTGCTAGTGGACCCTCTGCCCTCAAGACAGGTAAAAGATATGATGTACCAGGGATGATTACTGCATGGGAAAGCTGACTGAGCTGTATTTCTGTAGAGGAAATatgtccgtttttttttttatatgtgaAGAGATTTTCAAACATTCAAAAAACTATTtgcatgcagtttttttttgtaatagcCCTGAAGTTTTCATAGCTTCAAAATGGGAACTGTAACCACAACTGATGTGTTgaactgaaaatatttattatctcTATCTCCAATTTTTGTTATTCTAACTCTAGTATTTTCTGATGTCCCACTGAAGCTGTagattacacacgtggacaaaattgttggtacccctcagttaaagaaggaaaaacccacaattctcactgaaatcacttgaaactcacaaaagtaacaataaataaaaatttattgaaaattaaataatcaaaaacagccattacttttgaattgttgattaacataattatttaaaaaaacaaactaatgaaacaggcctggacaaaaatgatggtacccctataaaagattgaaaactatttgaccagagtgacatgattaactcaggtgtgtcatttaattgacatcacaggtgtttccaaactcataatcagtcagtctgcctatttaaagggagacaagtagtcaccctgctgtttggtgaaaaggtgtgtaccacactgaacatggacaacagaaagcgaaggagagaattgtcccaggacatctgaaaaaaaatgatagacaaacatcttaaaggtaaaggctataagaccatctctaaacagcttgaagttcctgtgacaacagtggctcatattattcagaagttcaagacccacgggacagtagccaacctccctggacatggccgcaagaggaaaattgatgacaaattgaagagacggatcgttcgaattgtatccaaagagcccagagcaacctccaaagaaattaaaggtgaactccaaggccaaggtacatcagtgtcagatcgcaccattcgtcgttgtttgagccaaagtggacttcatgggagacgaccaaggaggacaccactgctgaaaaaactcataaaaaagcgagactggaatttgcaaacatgcatgttgacaagccacaaagcttctgggagaatgtcctttggacagatgagaccaaactggagctttttggtaaggcacatcaactctatgttcatagactcaaaaaccaagcatacgaagaaaagaacactgtcccgacggtgaaacatggaggaggctcagtaatgttttggggctgctttgctgcatctggcacagggtgtcttgaaagtgtgcaaggtacgatgaaatctgaagactatcaaggcattctggagagaaatgtgctgcctagtgtcagaaagctcggtctcagtcgcaggtcatgggtcttccaacaggacaacgatccaaaacacacagccaaaaacacccaagaatggctgagagaaaagcgttggactattctaaagtggccttctatgagcccagatctgaatcccattgaacatatgtggaaggagctgaaacatgccatttggagaagacacccatcaaacctgagacaactggagctgtttgctcatgaggagtgggccaaaatacctgttgacagctgcagaacgctcattgacaaatacagaaatcgtttaattgcggtgattgcctcaaaaggttgtgcaacaaaatattaagttatgggtaccatcatttttgtccaggcctgtttcattagtttgttttttttaaataattatgttaatcaacaattcaaaagtgatggctgattttgattatttaattttcaatcaatttttatttattgttactttagtgagtttcaagtgatttcagtgagaattgtgggtttttccttctttaactgaggggtaccaacaattttgtccacgtgtgtacaatcAGTCCTTAATCCTCAGCGCTAGCACACAATAATCTAGCCATAACACATGCATCTACAGCAGTGCAGATCCGTGTACAGACACACTCACATGAATGACCATACAGGCAGATATTACTGCTCGAGGAagccagagcacaggctgtctcTGCAGGGACTGATCTAGTTCATATCTGTTAATAGGCTGGTTTAGGGAGATTAGTTGTTGGATTAGTCCACacccacacaaaacacacaaacagtttttcagtTGCAAACACTTATCTGCGCATTTAGGCgtatgaaaatgatcaaaaacgcTAAAACAGTGATGTGTAACAACTGACTGTCATAGCATCACAGCAATCTGACTTCAGatgattaaaaatgcaaaacactaaaataaatatgtTGGAACGACATCTTtatctgtttgcttttgttctttctttacTAGCGGACATCCTGGTGTACATCAACGATGTTTGTGTGCTCGGAGTGTCTCACAAAGAGGTTGTAGAGATGCTCAAGTCAGTGCCTGTGGGCCACAGTGTGGATGTAGAAGTTAGAAGAGGGTATCCGATGCTCTACAACCCCGACGGATGTCCCAAGCAGCCTCCGCCAAGGTTACTGGACAGCGGGGACCCCATCCTCCCACCCACCACCACCCAACCTCAGCCTTTTCACCAGCTACCTCGCCTTCCAACACCCACACCCCAGACCCAGCACTTTAACTTTAACGGGGTCCACAGTGATGGGAGCTACATGGAGCCCGGGATGGCTCTAGACGCCAATGGAAACGCCATGTCTTTTGCCTCCAGACCGCTGCCCCCCTACAGGCGCTCCAGTTTGAGCAACGCTGCCTCTTCCCCTCCTGTTCGTCCGCCTCGTTCCCTCAGAAGTTTAGCCAGACTGCAATCACTCGACCCAACGCTGGCCAGCCAAAGCGACAGTGAAGTTGTTTCCGCCATTGGTTCACACAggtaaaaaacacaacatgtgacCTTAATGAAGAGTGTAATTtaagatttttacatttttgcatttggctCAATTTAGATCAGCCTTGCTATCTTGAATTTATCTGTCAACCTTGTTGCATGTTGCTGTTTACTATTCACTGTTTTACCTCGTTCCGTTAGTTCTCTACTATTACTATCAAATACTaactcatttttaatttccagAGTTGTAGAAGAATCCGACTTTATCGTGTAAAGATTCAGAGAATATCGATCTTTTGTTAgatatttgagaaaaaaatgcatcaagtCCAGAACCAGCATGATTCAATTTTTCGTAAAGATTTGCTCACCTATTTTTCAGGTGCAGAGCTGCAATGACTAATCAGTTAGTCAACATGCtacttgaaagaaaaatattttctaacttttttgataaattgctatttttaagcaaaaataccaaatgtcaggatgtttttttttaatttttttttttggggggggggtttgaGCTCAGGCAAACAACTAATTTAAAGAAGAAGGTTGTACTGAGAAAGTAAGTAGCAGGttatacaatgacaaaaataaagcagtgaATTGAAGCTCTTACTGTTAATGTGTATAATGATACAGTATCCCAAAACAAATACCGactttcttttactttcaaCTCCTCTTTTTAAACAGGGCATCGATGATCCGCAATCACAACAACAACTCCCTCTCGACGCCGCCTCATCCTCTACGTTATGGAACATCCAAGTCGTCTGAGAGCGACCTGTCCACATGCACCTTGTCGGGATCTCGGCTGCCCCTCCCTCAGTCGCCACGGAGGCCCTCGTCTTCCCCCGGAGGCCCTCGCAGCGTCCACTCCCACCTGTTCAGGCCACAGACCTCCCACCTCCGACCTCCGCCCACCCCAGACAGCCCCCACCACCGGGGCTTCAacggtttccatggcaacaccaGCCCCACTGCCAGTCCCAGCAGTGTGTCCTCTCCCGGGGCCATGAGTCTGGGCAGTGGAGTTGGCAGTTTCAGCGGAGGAGAGCTGGTGCCGGTGGCCTTGGCCCAGGCTGAAGGAGACAGAGGCATCGGCTTCAGCGTGACGGCTGGAGGGCCTGGAGGCAGGATGACTGTGGTGAAGAGAGTCTGGGACAGGAAGCAGTGCAACTCCCTGCAGCCAGGGGATGCTATTGTCAAAATCAACGGAGCTGATGTCCAGAGTCTCAGTTTTGCACAGGTAACGGAGGAACAATGAGAGGAGTGTAAGGAAAAGGAATATGAACCAAGGGGTTGGGGGACGTTGTTAGCAGTCCAATCAAAGAgagcttatgtcacaacattaatttaaataattttttgtatctttgtaaGCTAAATCTATTCAGTAATGAGCAAATACCAAATTAAATCACATTATCTACACTAGCCCTAACCCCATCCACCAGTGCGGTGTTTTACGGCGGGTTGTAAAATCAAAGCTCATcaaaccattttaaaatgacCACTTTAAATatacttttatatttttggatAGGTACAAACAGTTCTACAGGAACACACCAAACAAGGAGAAGTTGTTTTACTGGTTTACAGAGGAGGTAAGTGATTAATAGCTCTGCTGCAAATATTTGCtgtacaataataaataaatatgttcaaaaactgtaaaagtccTGCAGTAAGGGTGTTTCTAGTTATACactgaaaaagaacaaatgactcTTTGTACCAATACAGATTTCTGATGTGGACACATTTTGcctattatttttttcagcatgtgtatctatatttcttattttattaatattatctgtaattttttatatttttttctttcaaataccaacaaatatctgtaaaataacaatacctttgctgatttaaatacagagaaaatatgaatatttttacagttataCATCCTAAAAGGACAAATTCATATTTgtcaaaatacagatttttgatgagGACATTACTTAAAGCTTTggcctgttttcttttcttttctttttcgtcaacatgtaaattaatatgaTGTTTCTATGATTTTACTTGGTATTATCTGTTATTTAAGTAGGCAGAGAAAATCTGTACAATAAGCaccgttttttaaaaaaacaaattacagttaaatcctgtattattttatagtgTATTTCTACATTCATCTCACAGTAATTTTCTCTCTCATTATCAGGCATTTATCATTCAACCGTCTCCCCCGGCTCTATTCGAAGACTCCCTCCACCGCtgctccgtcctcctcctccacctgttgGCTCAGacacctcctctctgctcccagAAGTTCTGCCAATGCCCCGCACCTCCATCAGCACCCCTCCCTCCCCGGCCCCAACGCGATCCTCTCTGATCCAGAGCACCAGTTTCTTGGAGTCGATCCCGGTTACCCTGACCATGGAGCCCAAAGACTGGATGAACACGGGCCTGGAGGACGAGGCCGGCGGCGGCCCGATGCCGGACGCAGGTCTGGAGAAGCAGAGCGGCGAACGAACTCGACCGCTTCGAGGGTTCGATGTGGAGCTGAGGAGGAAGCCAGGAGAGGGCTTTGGGTTCGTCATCGCCTCTCAGGATGTGGAGAACGGTAAAGGTAAGAGCTTTGTAGCGCAGATTTTGGTGTGTGATACAGGATTTCTTCCAGGGAGCAGAAATAAAACTGGACTGACATTACGCAGCATCAGTTGAACTTCTCTGGCCCAGCAGACCCATTTGGTTACCTGCCCGTGGGTTTCATTTGGATGCCCTTGTGGACAGTGGCACCATTAAGTAATTACAGATTAAAAAGTGGTCACTGTGGCCGCCAGCCACTGGATGAGTCACGATGCATCATCCAGCATTAttcttgtaaaatgtttttatctacGTTGGCTTTGCTTCCATTGTTATAAGAGATACGTTTTGGCATTAACTACTTTCAGTGACTGTTTTATCATGAAGTGCTTTTTTGCCTAGCATAGAGCAAACAGCTCAGCAGCATTCAAGTGTACGTTTTATGATTTCACCCATAAAAAATCTAAAGGCAAATATGCTGCCTGTGACAGGtttggttatttatttaatgGCTTACTGCAAAATTAAAGATACCCTACTGTAGAAGCCAGTGAGCGCTACGTTATAAGTAGGAACCAATCTTTGTCTGGGCAGGTGTTCCGCCTGGAAGGTAAAAC
The window above is part of the Acanthochromis polyacanthus isolate Apoly-LR-REF ecotype Palm Island chromosome 6, KAUST_Apoly_ChrSc, whole genome shotgun sequence genome. Proteins encoded here:
- the LOC110946104 gene encoding membrane-associated guanylate kinase, WW and PDZ domain-containing protein 2 isoform X5 is translated as MYIDAFKRLLFERLNCLKRMCVCQRQGSSFAMSKTAVKKLHWRSKVQDSFVPLLGSSGELGIAVGGGADYGEFPFVTSAPGGGLTVGDIILEIGGTPVLGMTLGDVRGILNSCPHPIRIKTVSPGSTLCKDLRLYLSKCFTPGSVDSQLQQVIRENLYLRAVPCTTRQPREGEISGVDYNFVSIEEFFSLEESGALLESGKFKGNYYGTPRPVHISAESPPITYQEHRNLLRNFRTRSKSLSNLEKTAEDGINGEDDSGLSGGSAGVSSSIPLGRRSPGRPRASSSGGDGHVMENGIICRRSGARVRGVMPDHWEQAFSDPGESLYIERSPKRTSWQSPRASSRETIYKNEWFTDQPAELRGFPVHTHLTKGSRGFGFNIVGGSRPREFLQVYSVTASGPSALKTADILVYINDVCVLGVSHKEVVEMLKSVPVGHSVDVEVRRGYPMLYNPDGCPKQPPPRLLDSGDPILPPTTTQPQPFHQLPRLPTPTPQTQHFNFNGVHSDGSYMEPGMALDANGNAMSFASRPLPPYRRSSLSNAASSPPVRPPRSLRSLARLQSLDPTLASQSDSEVVSAIGSHRASMIRNHNNNSLSTPPHPLRYGTSKSSESDLSTCTLSGSRLPLPQSPRRPSSSPGGPRSVHSHLFRPQTSHLRPPPTPDSPHHRGFNGFHGNTSPTASPSSVSSPGAMSLGSGVGSFSGGELVPVALAQAEGDRGIGFSVTAGGPGGRMTVVKRVWDRKQCNSLQPGDAIVKINGADVQSLSFAQVQTVLQEHTKQGEVVLLVYRGGIYHSTVSPGSIRRLPPPLLRPPPPPVGSDTSSLLPEVLPMPRTSISTPPSPAPTRSSLIQSTSFLESIPVTLTMEPKDWMNTGLEDEAGGGPMPDAGLEKQSGERTRPLRGFDVELRRKPGEGFGFVIASQDVENGKAASLLPHRFVTVRRGSPAAKSGQIRPGDRLEAVEGRSVVTLPHRELAQILRRAGNTLRLTIVPRPSTYSSTLSETADYDPSHRGRKGQRSRPKRDSRYYSVDLDRGPSGFGFSLRGGSEYNMGLYVLGLMEGGPASRSQKMQVSDQLVEINGDSTAGMTHSQAVEQIRRGGHRIHLVLKRGNGYVPDYVELSSLSLCMTNSKLGEPCFYVIGRTENTRP